One genomic segment of Peribacillus sp. FSL H8-0477 includes these proteins:
- the nadE gene encoding ammonia-dependent NAD(+) synthetase: protein MRPLQKEIVTKLLVQPTIDPKAEFRKSVDFLKDYLKKYSFLKSLILGISGGQDSTLAGYMAQTAVNELNEETGGGYQFIAVSLPYGVQADEADRALALKFIQPTKTVTVNIKPSVDASVNAVEEATGEQMSHFLKGNVKARERMKVQYDLAGLYHGVVLGTDHAAEAITGFFTKHGDGAADLIPLYRLNKRQGRAILKYLQAPERLYTKIPTADLEDDKPLVPDEVALGVSYEDIDNYLEGKEIRTEAAEIIEGWYTKTEHKRNEAISVLDTWWK from the coding sequence ATGCGTCCATTACAAAAAGAAATCGTAACAAAGCTGTTGGTACAGCCAACCATTGATCCCAAAGCAGAATTCAGAAAAAGTGTGGACTTTTTAAAAGACTATTTGAAGAAATATTCTTTTCTTAAAAGCCTAATTCTGGGCATATCTGGGGGTCAAGATTCAACACTAGCAGGCTATATGGCTCAAACGGCTGTTAATGAATTAAATGAAGAAACTGGCGGCGGCTATCAGTTTATTGCTGTAAGCTTGCCGTACGGAGTTCAAGCAGATGAAGCAGACCGCGCCTTGGCACTTAAGTTTATACAGCCAACTAAAACAGTGACGGTTAATATTAAGCCAAGTGTAGATGCTTCTGTAAATGCGGTTGAAGAAGCAACAGGAGAACAAATGTCGCATTTCCTCAAAGGAAATGTGAAAGCGCGTGAACGGATGAAGGTCCAATATGATTTAGCTGGTTTGTATCATGGGGTGGTATTAGGGACCGATCATGCAGCAGAAGCCATTACTGGATTTTTCACGAAACATGGTGATGGAGCAGCAGACTTGATTCCATTATATCGCTTAAACAAAAGACAAGGCCGGGCTATATTAAAATACCTTCAAGCTCCTGAAAGGCTGTATACAAAGATTCCTACAGCTGACCTTGAAGACGATAAGCCTCTTGTTCCCGATGAAGTCGCACTCGGCGTTTCATATGAAGACATTGACAATTATCTTGAAGGCAAAGAGATACGTACAGAAGCAGCTGAAATTATTGAAGGCTGGTATACAAAGACTGAACATAAACGTAATGAAGCAATCTCTGTTTTAGATACATGGTGGAAGTAA
- a CDS encoding acyl-CoA carboxylase subunit beta, with protein sequence MAISEMKTTVEKIKKGGAEKYHQSNAEKGKLFVRDRLQLLFDEGLDIEDAFFANCLSNGLPADGVVTGVGTINGQRVCVMANDSTVKAGSWGAKTVEKIIRIQETAEKLQLPLLYLVDSAGARITDQVEMFPGRRGAGRIFYNQVKLSGQVPQICLLFGPSAAGGAYIPAFCDIVVMVEGNASMYLGSPRMAEMVIGEKVSEEEMGGAKMHCSVSGCGDVLAKTEEEAISFARRYLSYFPANYQQKPICKEPRQPEKPESSIAGLIPANQNAAFNMKDLLACLIDEGSFCEIKELFAAELITGLARLNGQSIGIIANQPRVKGGTLFHDSADKAAKFIQLCDAFHIPLLFLADIPGFMIGTKVEQAGIIRHGAKMISAVSEATVPKISVVVRKAYGAGLYAMAGPAFEPDCCLALPTASIAVMGPEAAVNAVYAKKIQELPVEERASFIELKRNEYKEDIDIYRLASEMVIDGIVQPEDLRQELITRFAAYGSKELRFTHRKHGVNPV encoded by the coding sequence ATGGCCATTAGTGAAATGAAGACGACCGTCGAAAAGATAAAAAAAGGCGGCGCGGAAAAATATCATCAAAGTAATGCTGAAAAAGGAAAATTATTTGTTAGAGACAGGCTGCAGTTATTATTTGATGAGGGATTGGATATCGAAGATGCTTTCTTTGCTAATTGTTTAAGCAATGGTTTGCCAGCTGACGGAGTAGTCACAGGTGTGGGAACCATAAACGGACAAAGAGTTTGTGTGATGGCCAATGATTCAACAGTAAAAGCGGGATCTTGGGGAGCTAAGACCGTAGAAAAAATCATCCGTATCCAGGAAACGGCTGAAAAACTTCAACTTCCATTGCTTTACCTGGTTGACTCCGCCGGAGCTCGAATTACCGATCAAGTGGAAATGTTCCCAGGACGTCGAGGGGCAGGGCGTATTTTTTATAATCAAGTGAAATTATCGGGTCAAGTCCCGCAAATTTGCTTGTTATTTGGTCCCTCAGCTGCTGGCGGTGCTTACATACCGGCGTTTTGTGACATTGTTGTTATGGTAGAAGGCAATGCCTCTATGTACCTTGGCTCACCTCGTATGGCCGAAATGGTCATTGGTGAAAAAGTCAGTGAAGAAGAGATGGGCGGCGCTAAGATGCATTGTTCGGTTTCTGGATGCGGCGATGTACTTGCTAAAACGGAAGAAGAAGCGATTAGTTTTGCCCGGCGCTATTTATCCTATTTTCCTGCCAATTATCAGCAAAAGCCGATTTGTAAGGAGCCACGTCAGCCTGAAAAGCCGGAGTCGTCAATCGCTGGTTTAATCCCTGCTAATCAAAATGCTGCATTTAATATGAAAGATCTCCTAGCCTGTTTAATTGATGAAGGCAGCTTTTGTGAAATTAAAGAATTGTTCGCAGCAGAACTGATTACGGGTTTGGCACGATTGAACGGGCAATCGATTGGAATTATAGCCAATCAGCCTAGGGTAAAAGGGGGAACACTTTTCCATGATTCTGCCGACAAGGCGGCTAAATTCATTCAGCTTTGTGATGCCTTCCATATACCATTGCTGTTTTTAGCTGATATTCCTGGTTTTATGATTGGGACAAAGGTTGAACAAGCTGGAATTATCCGCCATGGGGCAAAAATGATATCAGCGGTAAGTGAAGCAACTGTTCCCAAGATATCAGTAGTTGTTCGTAAAGCATATGGAGCCGGACTTTATGCCATGGCAGGACCAGCATTTGAACCGGATTGCTGCCTTGCATTGCCTACTGCATCCATTGCAGTTATGGGACCAGAGGCTGCTGTAAATGCTGTGTATGCAAAGAAAATCCAAGAGCTGCCTGTGGAAGAACGAGCTTCGTTCATTGAACTTAAACGTAATGAATACAAAGAAGACATAGACATTTATCGTTTAGCGTCGGAAATGGTGATTGATGGGATTGTTCAACCAGAGGACCTGCGTCAAGAGTTAATCACTCGTTTTGCCGCTTATGGATCCAAAGAACTAAGGTTTACACATCGCAAGCATGGTGTAAATCCAGTCTGA
- a CDS encoding acetyl-CoA carboxylase biotin carboxyl carrier protein subunit codes for MEEMKASMAGSVWKINVSVGDEVVEGQDVVILESMKMEIPISAVGNGVVTALKVKEGDFVNEGDILVIIE; via the coding sequence ATGGAAGAAATGAAAGCAAGTATGGCAGGTAGTGTATGGAAAATCAATGTATCGGTTGGTGATGAGGTTGTCGAAGGCCAAGATGTTGTCATCCTTGAATCAATGAAGATGGAAATTCCTATTTCAGCAGTGGGAAATGGAGTAGTAACAGCACTAAAAGTTAAGGAAGGCGACTTCGTTAACGAAGGGGACATATTGGTCATTATTGAATAA
- a CDS encoding enoyl-CoA hydratase-related protein, protein MFNIIELEIVENVGILTLNRPEAANALSLTMLNRLNETLEEIDNLQLRCLIITGAGGRVFCAGADLKERAGMNEIEVKQTVSLISKTMTAIEQFPMPVIAAMNGAAFGGGLELALACDIRLAGEDCRMGLTETSLGIIPGGGGTQRLPRIAGAAAAKELIFTARKITAKEALTLGILNKVVPSDQLQQTALNLAKEIAQNAPLALKAAKQAINSGLQSDITSGLQMEAASYEQTIASYDRTEGLLAFSEKRKPIFEGR, encoded by the coding sequence GTGTTCAATATAATTGAGCTTGAAATTGTCGAGAACGTCGGAATATTGACACTGAATCGTCCAGAAGCGGCTAATGCCTTATCGCTTACTATGCTAAATAGACTAAATGAAACGTTGGAAGAGATTGATAATCTTCAACTGCGCTGTCTAATCATCACTGGCGCTGGTGGACGGGTTTTCTGTGCTGGAGCTGACTTAAAAGAGCGTGCAGGAATGAATGAAATAGAAGTAAAACAAACGGTCTCTCTCATCAGTAAAACGATGACAGCCATTGAACAATTTCCAATGCCGGTGATTGCTGCAATGAATGGTGCAGCTTTTGGCGGAGGCTTGGAACTTGCTCTTGCCTGTGATATCCGTTTGGCAGGAGAGGACTGTAGAATGGGGTTAACAGAAACGTCGCTTGGAATTATCCCTGGGGGCGGCGGTACGCAAAGATTACCTAGAATTGCGGGTGCTGCTGCAGCAAAGGAACTGATCTTTACAGCAAGAAAAATTACGGCTAAGGAGGCTTTGACACTAGGTATCCTTAATAAAGTAGTGCCGTCTGATCAACTTCAACAAACCGCCTTGAATCTAGCGAAAGAAATTGCCCAAAATGCCCCGCTTGCTTTAAAAGCAGCAAAACAAGCTATAAACAGTGGGCTGCAAAGTGATATCACATCAGGATTACAAATGGAAGCAGCATCCTATGAACAGACGATTGCAAGCTATGATCGTACAGAAGGATTACTGGCATTCAGCGAAAAGCGAAAGCCGATTTTTGAGGGCAGATAA
- a CDS encoding acyl-CoA dehydrogenase family protein, with the protein MNFELTKEQLMIKEMTRGFAEKEIKPIAIELDRESKFPEEVFKKMGELGLLGIPFPETYGGSGGDTISYAIAVEEIGKACGGTGLSYAAAVSLGSSPIYYFGTEEQKQTYLVPLAKGETLAAFGLTEPNAGSDAGGTRTRADLEGDEYVITGEKCWITNAGYSRTITVTAVTGKDSRGKNIISAFIVPTDSKGLSISSNYDKMGVRASNTCEIILDHVRVPKENLLGDAEAGFKQFLYTLDGGRISIAALAVGIAQAAFERSLAFAKERVQFGQSISKFQAIQFKLADMAMEIELARNMVYKAAWLKDHKKPFTKESAYAKLFASEMAFRASNQAIQIHGGSGYMREYEVERFLRDAKLLEIGEGTSEIQRLVIARQLGC; encoded by the coding sequence ATGAATTTTGAGTTAACAAAGGAACAGCTGATGATAAAAGAAATGACTCGAGGGTTCGCAGAGAAAGAGATTAAGCCGATTGCGATTGAACTAGACCGTGAATCTAAGTTTCCTGAAGAAGTTTTCAAGAAAATGGGGGAGTTAGGTCTGCTAGGAATTCCATTTCCTGAAACATATGGCGGTTCAGGAGGAGATACCATTTCCTATGCGATTGCCGTAGAGGAAATTGGTAAAGCATGCGGTGGTACTGGGTTAAGCTATGCTGCAGCGGTATCACTGGGCTCAAGTCCTATCTATTATTTCGGTACTGAAGAGCAAAAGCAAACGTATCTCGTTCCGCTGGCAAAAGGAGAAACGTTAGCGGCATTTGGACTAACGGAACCGAATGCAGGATCTGATGCAGGGGGAACTCGGACGCGGGCTGATCTTGAAGGAGATGAATACGTCATTACTGGCGAAAAGTGCTGGATTACGAATGCTGGGTATTCAAGGACGATTACCGTTACAGCCGTAACAGGGAAAGACAGCCGCGGTAAGAATATTATTTCAGCTTTCATTGTCCCGACTGACTCAAAAGGACTTTCAATCTCTAGTAATTACGACAAGATGGGGGTCAGGGCCTCAAATACATGTGAAATCATTTTGGATCACGTCAGAGTGCCAAAGGAAAATCTTCTTGGTGATGCAGAAGCCGGATTTAAACAATTTTTATATACGCTGGACGGCGGGAGAATTTCAATTGCAGCACTTGCTGTGGGTATTGCACAGGCAGCTTTTGAAAGATCGTTGGCTTTTGCAAAAGAACGTGTCCAATTCGGACAATCGATTTCTAAATTCCAAGCCATTCAATTTAAACTTGCTGATATGGCAATGGAAATCGAATTGGCAAGAAATATGGTATACAAAGCGGCTTGGTTGAAGGATCATAAAAAACCATTCACAAAGGAAAGTGCCTATGCCAAGCTTTTTGCATCAGAAATGGCTTTTAGGGCTAGTAACCAAGCCATTCAAATTCATGGAGGCTCAGGTTATATGCGTGAGTATGAAGTGGAGCGTTTTCTAAGAGATGCCAAGCTTCTTGAGATTGGTGAAGGAACTTCTGAGATTCAGAGATTAGTCATTGCTAGACAGCTAGGCTGTTAA
- a CDS encoding hydroxymethylglutaryl-CoA lyase, whose translation MRKQKIQIKEVGPRDGLQNEDKIIETADKIEWIDRLSNTGLTYIEITSFVHPKWIPQLSDAREVAKAIKRYQGITYAALVPNMKGLVTALEADIDEVSVFMSASESHNQANINKSIVDTYPILEEVVQGALQGGKTARGYISTAFGCPYEGEVPVEQVFRICDKLLEMGVREVSLGDTIGAASPNQIEDFLELALKRYKSTNLALHFHDTRGMALANVLAALDYGIETFDAALGGLGGCPYAPGASGNAATEDLVQMLNQMNINTGIDIQKLLQAGVFMRDKLQKNLPSHMLAAYTAQINEN comes from the coding sequence ATGAGAAAACAAAAAATACAGATAAAAGAAGTCGGCCCCCGCGATGGCCTGCAAAATGAAGATAAAATCATTGAAACGGCAGATAAAATTGAATGGATTGACCGCCTGTCTAATACGGGATTAACCTATATTGAAATAACATCGTTTGTTCATCCTAAATGGATTCCACAACTGAGTGATGCACGTGAAGTGGCAAAAGCCATCAAACGGTATCAAGGAATTACGTATGCAGCACTGGTGCCCAATATGAAAGGGTTAGTTACTGCGTTAGAAGCAGATATTGATGAAGTATCCGTGTTCATGTCAGCAAGTGAATCGCATAATCAAGCAAATATTAATAAATCCATCGTCGACACGTATCCAATTTTAGAAGAGGTTGTTCAAGGGGCCCTTCAAGGCGGTAAAACGGCTCGAGGCTATATATCTACTGCTTTTGGTTGTCCGTATGAAGGGGAAGTTCCGGTTGAACAGGTTTTTCGAATCTGTGACAAACTGCTTGAAATGGGCGTTCGTGAAGTATCGCTTGGCGACACGATTGGTGCGGCCTCACCGAATCAAATAGAAGACTTTCTGGAATTGGCGCTTAAACGCTACAAATCCACCAATCTAGCTCTGCACTTTCATGATACGCGGGGAATGGCACTCGCCAATGTTCTTGCTGCTCTTGATTACGGAATTGAGACCTTTGATGCAGCACTTGGAGGCCTTGGCGGCTGTCCGTATGCACCGGGAGCAAGTGGGAATGCTGCAACTGAAGACCTGGTTCAAATGTTGAATCAAATGAATATTAACACTGGAATCGATATCCAAAAATTATTGCAAGCTGGTGTATTTATGAGGGATAAACTACAAAAAAATCTACCTAGCCACATGCTTGCTGCCTATACTGCACAAATCAATGAAAACTAA
- a CDS encoding acetyl-CoA carboxylase biotin carboxylase subunit, with protein sequence MVTKLLIANRGEIAARIIRTCKKMNIPCVAVYSEADQNAPYVSMADEAYLLGGPKVNESYLHVEKILEIAKKANCDSIHPGYGFLSENADFARSCARAGLTFIGPNPDIIEKMGNKVEARKLMEAAGLPLVKGLSRPLINLEDASKSAAEIGYPVMLKAAAGGGGIGMQAVWNEEELIAAFSGNQKRAEMFFGNGDMFIEKLIEKPRHIEIQILADQFGEAVYLWERECSIQRRNQKVVEEAPSPFLDEDTRINMGQSAVRAIKEIGYQNAGTIEFLVDEQQQFYFLEMNTRLQVEHPITEEITGLDLVELQIRVASGEKLTLTQADIKREGHAIEVRIYAEDPVTFFPSPGTITSLILPENEYIRHELGVHGASIVSPYYDPMIAKMIVKGDTRNEAIDNLSSALEEYQINGIKTNIPLLQDISKHPAFREGDTTTDFIDKHLKKLNSK encoded by the coding sequence ATGGTTACTAAACTATTGATTGCAAATCGGGGTGAAATTGCTGCTCGAATTATTCGCACATGTAAAAAGATGAACATCCCCTGTGTGGCAGTTTATTCAGAAGCAGATCAAAACGCCCCATATGTTTCGATGGCTGATGAAGCATACTTGCTCGGCGGACCAAAGGTAAATGAGAGTTATTTACATGTAGAAAAAATTTTAGAAATTGCCAAAAAAGCAAATTGTGACAGTATTCATCCAGGGTATGGATTTTTGAGCGAAAATGCGGATTTTGCCAGAAGCTGTGCTCGGGCGGGTCTTACTTTTATCGGACCAAACCCGGATATAATTGAAAAAATGGGAAACAAGGTTGAAGCTAGAAAACTGATGGAGGCCGCTGGTTTGCCGCTTGTGAAAGGCTTGTCTCGTCCCCTAATTAATCTCGAGGATGCTAGTAAGTCAGCAGCTGAAATCGGGTATCCTGTCATGCTTAAGGCTGCGGCGGGCGGGGGAGGCATTGGTATGCAGGCTGTCTGGAATGAGGAAGAGCTGATTGCTGCATTTTCTGGGAACCAGAAACGTGCTGAAATGTTTTTTGGCAATGGGGATATGTTCATAGAAAAACTAATTGAAAAACCAAGGCATATTGAAATTCAAATCCTTGCTGACCAATTTGGAGAGGCTGTTTATTTATGGGAACGCGAGTGTTCCATCCAAAGACGTAATCAGAAAGTCGTTGAGGAAGCACCATCTCCTTTTCTTGATGAAGATACGAGAATCAACATGGGGCAGTCTGCTGTTCGTGCCATAAAAGAAATCGGTTATCAAAACGCGGGAACAATTGAATTCCTAGTTGATGAACAACAACAATTTTATTTTTTAGAAATGAATACAAGGCTTCAAGTAGAGCACCCCATTACGGAGGAGATTACTGGTCTTGATTTGGTTGAACTACAAATTAGAGTTGCTTCGGGTGAAAAGTTAACGCTTACACAAGCTGATATTAAACGAGAGGGGCATGCCATAGAAGTTCGCATATATGCAGAAGATCCGGTCACTTTTTTCCCGTCGCCCGGGACCATTACCTCTTTGATCCTGCCTGAAAATGAGTATATCCGTCATGAACTTGGTGTTCATGGAGCATCTATCGTGTCGCCTTACTATGATCCAATGATTGCCAAGATGATTGTTAAAGGCGATACACGAAATGAAGCGATTGATAACCTGAGTTCCGCACTAGAAGAGTATCAGATAAACGGGATTAAGACTAATATTCCGCTGCTGCAAGACATTAGTAAGCACCCCGCTTTTCGTGAGGGAGATACGACAACAGATTTTATCGATAAACATCTAAAAAAATTGAACAGCAAATAG
- a CDS encoding AMP-binding protein, translated as MTELVNSTVGKLLETTATVYGEREAVVYPELNLRYTYKEFEKLCRDAAKGFMSLGIDKGEHVAIWASNKPEWLISQFATAKMGAVLVTVNTSYRTNELEYLLSQSDASTIILMDHFKDHSFIDTLYEIVPELTDAAPGQLKSSKLPHLRNIIVLGDSTYPGTVSWKELLAAKDQVTDEQLDFRMQQLHHQDVINMQYTSGTTGFPKGVMLTHSNLVNNGVNIAACMKLSNNDRLCIPVPFFHCFGCVLANMACVSVGAAMVPLEEFNPRKVLNTVEQEKCTALHGVPTMFIAELNVDDFPQYNLTSLRTGIMAGSNCPIEVMKNVVEKMGISEITITYGQTEASPGITMTRTNDPIELRVSSVGRALPNVEVKIVNPGTGEEVPFGSQGELCTRGYHVMKGYYKNPEATREAIDTGNWLHTGDLAVMDENGYCKITGRLKDLIIRAGENIYPREIEEFLYQHPEVNDVQVIGVPDVKYGEEVMAWIIPKPGAQVSEQDIREYCTGKISRHKIPRYFQFTEDYPMTASGKIQKYKLREQSLDLLRTSR; from the coding sequence ATGACGGAATTAGTGAACAGTACTGTCGGAAAGCTGCTCGAAACAACTGCAACGGTTTATGGAGAAAGGGAAGCAGTTGTTTACCCAGAATTAAATTTGCGCTATACGTATAAAGAATTTGAGAAACTTTGTCGTGATGCTGCTAAAGGATTCATGTCACTCGGAATCGATAAGGGAGAGCATGTGGCAATCTGGGCATCCAATAAGCCGGAGTGGCTGATCAGTCAATTTGCCACTGCGAAAATGGGAGCGGTACTTGTCACAGTCAATACGAGTTACCGGACTAATGAGCTTGAGTATCTCCTCAGTCAATCAGATGCCTCAACCATCATCTTAATGGATCATTTTAAGGACCATTCCTTTATTGATACGTTATATGAAATCGTACCGGAATTAACCGACGCCGCCCCAGGGCAGTTGAAATCTAGCAAGCTGCCGCATTTAAGAAATATCATTGTCCTTGGAGATTCAACATATCCGGGTACAGTTTCTTGGAAGGAGTTGCTTGCAGCTAAGGATCAAGTAACAGATGAACAACTAGATTTTCGGATGCAACAATTACATCATCAGGATGTAATTAATATGCAATATACCTCTGGAACAACTGGTTTTCCTAAAGGGGTCATGCTGACTCATTCCAACTTGGTTAATAACGGTGTAAATATTGCAGCCTGTATGAAGCTATCAAACAATGACCGGCTGTGTATTCCAGTTCCGTTTTTTCATTGCTTTGGTTGTGTACTGGCAAATATGGCATGTGTATCAGTCGGAGCCGCAATGGTTCCGTTAGAAGAGTTCAACCCGAGAAAGGTGCTGAACACGGTAGAACAAGAAAAATGTACCGCCCTCCATGGTGTACCTACTATGTTCATCGCGGAGCTAAATGTAGATGATTTCCCTCAGTATAATCTAACAAGCTTGCGAACGGGAATCATGGCTGGTTCCAATTGCCCGATAGAAGTGATGAAAAACGTTGTAGAGAAAATGGGAATCTCTGAAATTACGATTACCTATGGTCAAACGGAAGCCTCGCCTGGTATTACGATGACACGGACAAATGATCCTATTGAACTTAGGGTTTCCTCTGTTGGGCGAGCCTTGCCCAATGTAGAAGTGAAAATTGTTAACCCGGGCACAGGGGAAGAAGTACCCTTTGGCAGCCAAGGAGAGCTTTGTACCCGAGGATATCATGTGATGAAGGGATATTATAAAAATCCCGAAGCAACAAGGGAGGCCATCGATACGGGAAATTGGCTGCATACAGGTGATCTCGCCGTGATGGACGAAAATGGTTACTGTAAAATCACCGGACGCCTGAAGGATTTAATCATACGAGCCGGAGAGAACATTTATCCAAGAGAAATAGAAGAATTTCTATACCAGCACCCGGAAGTTAATGATGTCCAGGTAATTGGTGTTCCAGATGTAAAATACGGTGAAGAGGTCATGGCCTGGATTATTCCTAAACCTGGTGCTCAAGTTTCAGAACAGGATATTCGTGAATACTGTACAGGGAAAATCTCCCGCCATAAAATTCCACGGTACTTTCAATTTACCGAGGATTATCCGATGACAGCATCTGGAAAAATCCAGAAATATAAATTAAGAGAACAGTCGCTAGACTTACTCCGGACATCCAGATAA
- a CDS encoding nicotinate phosphoribosyltransferase: MSTNYIDDSLGLHTDLYQINMAQTYWEDNIHQKNAVFEVFFRKLPFHSGYAVFAGLEKIIQYIENFSFSESDIEYLRKELGFKEEFLNFLRDLTFTGNIRCMKEGELVFANEPILRVEAPLAQAQLIETALLNIINYQTLVATKASRIKQIIGDESALEFGSRRAQEMDAAIWGARAAFVAGFESTSNVRAGKLFGIPVSGTHSHAMIQTYKDEYTAFHKYASTHKDCVFLVDTYDTLRSGIPNAIRVAKELGDKINFIGVRLDSGDLAYLSKIAREMLDKAGFTHAKVIASNDLDEYTIINLKQQGARIDVWGIGTKLITAYDQPALGAVYKMVSIEDEKGNMIDTIKISSNPEKVSTPGLKRVYRIINKMNGHSEGDYIAMEDESPQDEEKLRLFHPVHTFLSKFVTDYEAVDLHEDIYQSGKRIYQLPAIEEIREFASRNLELLWPEYLRTLNPEEYPVDLSQKCWDTKMRNIDEVKLNVERALLKI; encoded by the coding sequence ATGTCAACGAATTACATAGACGACAGCTTAGGATTACACACAGATCTTTATCAAATCAACATGGCCCAAACGTATTGGGAGGATAACATCCACCAAAAAAATGCGGTGTTTGAGGTGTTTTTTAGAAAACTTCCTTTTCACAGCGGCTATGCCGTTTTTGCTGGACTCGAAAAAATTATTCAGTATATTGAGAATTTTTCATTCTCAGAAAGTGATATTGAGTATTTACGAAAGGAGTTAGGGTTTAAAGAGGAATTTTTAAACTTCCTTCGTGATTTAACCTTTACCGGAAATATCCGCTGTATGAAAGAAGGGGAATTGGTTTTCGCTAACGAACCTATACTTAGAGTGGAAGCACCACTGGCACAAGCACAGCTTATTGAAACGGCCCTTTTGAATATCATTAATTATCAAACACTGGTAGCTACAAAAGCATCAAGAATTAAACAAATCATAGGTGATGAATCTGCTCTGGAATTCGGATCGCGCCGCGCTCAGGAAATGGATGCAGCTATTTGGGGAGCACGTGCGGCCTTTGTTGCTGGTTTTGAGTCCACGAGTAATGTTCGGGCAGGGAAGCTATTCGGTATTCCTGTTTCAGGCACGCATTCTCATGCGATGATTCAGACATATAAAGACGAATACACAGCGTTCCATAAATATGCCAGTACTCACAAGGACTGCGTGTTTCTTGTTGATACTTATGATACACTGCGGTCGGGAATCCCGAATGCCATTCGGGTTGCGAAGGAACTGGGCGATAAGATTAATTTTATTGGAGTACGCCTTGATAGTGGAGACCTTGCTTATTTATCAAAAATTGCACGAGAAATGCTGGATAAGGCCGGCTTTACTCATGCAAAAGTGATTGCTTCAAATGATCTTGATGAGTACACGATTATCAATTTGAAACAACAGGGTGCCCGGATTGATGTATGGGGAATTGGTACGAAGCTTATTACTGCCTATGATCAGCCTGCACTTGGTGCCGTTTATAAAATGGTTTCAATTGAAGATGAAAAAGGGAATATGATTGATACCATCAAAATTTCTTCAAACCCAGAAAAGGTCAGTACACCAGGATTAAAAAGGGTATACCGCATTATAAATAAGATGAACGGACATTCAGAGGGTGATTACATTGCGATGGAAGATGAGTCGCCGCAGGATGAAGAGAAATTACGCCTGTTCCATCCGGTTCATACTTTTTTAAGTAAGTTTGTCACAGATTACGAAGCAGTTGATCTGCACGAAGATATCTATCAATCAGGAAAACGGATCTATCAACTTCCTGCAATCGAAGAAATCAGGGAATTTGCCAGCCGTAATTTAGAGCTGTTATGGCCAGAATATTTGAGAACCCTAAATCCTGAAGAATATCCAGTCGATTTAAGCCAAAAATGCTGGGATACGAAAATGCGAAATATTGATGAAGTTAAGTTGAATGTAGAAAGAGCACTTTTAAAGATATAG